One genomic window of Caenorhabditis elegans chromosome I includes the following:
- the T10B11.4 gene encoding Ubiquitin-like domain-containing protein (Confirmed by transcript evidence) translates to MNDSETKAFHKLNISEPFDNLSLSNWRVKQESPTVPDDEKPHKEEPITQTSSSSPLIPKCIKEICSSPKSIELHVIYDAPTSQATYHYSVTWESDDDFEITEMSESTGKSCSSMVCGRYSPVSSKCDGPCQKEFPSNLLNTIGRCDHYLCTACFGLVKNSDGTNGCSSRQCFSKGSTSKEIKKNFEKGICRKQRSRARDMKERGIDVKSASAVSSYSGMSSKSSSTETDCSVISVTLSVVSTIPDFATAIPIEAHPKVKTMLVVVEPTEDYGIGQTHVELEMNPSVKLMDAIWELLYRKRKIFDDYVPYSSLYFAAIKSSEKVGMRRIEKKFWSSWLLMDVPKLGDRITLVLDMGGYVKKGADIYLK, encoded by the exons ATGAATGATTCCGAAACAAAAGCAtttcataaattaaatatttctgaaCCATTTGACAATCTCAGTCTCAGTAATTGGAGAGTAAAG caagaGTCTCCGACAGTTCCCGATGACGAGAAACCACATAAGGAGGAGCCGATCACACAAACCTCGAGTTCAAGTCCTCTAATTCCGAAGTGTATCAAAGAAATCTGCTCGTCACCTAAGTCAATAGAGCTTCATGTGATCTACGATGCGCCCACATCACA AGCAACCTATCATTACTCGGTTACTTGGGAATCAGATGATGATTTTGAGATAACTGAGATGTCGGAGAGCACCGGCAAGAGTTGCTCTTCAATGGTTTGCG GAAGATATTCACCagtttcttcaaaatgtgATGGTCCATGCCAGAAAGAGTTTCCGTCAAACTTGCTAAACACTATTGGAAG ATGCGATCACTATCTCTGCACTGCGTGCTTTGGACTTGTCAAAAATTCGGATGGAACCAACGGCTGCAGCTCTCGACAATGCTTCTCGAAAGGATCAACTAGCAaggaaatcaagaaaaacttcgaaaaggGCATCTGTCGTAAGCAAAGATCAAGAGCTCGAGACATGAAAGAGAGAGGTATTGATGTGAAAAGTGCGTCGGCAGTGAGCTCCTATTCGGGAATGAG tTCGAAAAGCTCATCCACTGAAACGGACTGCTCTGTGATATCGGTTACACTTTCCGTCGTGTCTACAATTCCTGATTTCGCCACTGCAATCCCGATTGAAGCCCATCCAAAAGTTAAAACAATGCTCGTTGTCGTTGAACCAACTGAAGATTACGGAATCGGCCA AACCCACGTGGAATTGGAGATGAATCCATCCGTCAAGCTTATGGATGCCATTTGGGAATTACTTTATCGAAAACGGAAGATATTTGACGATTACGTTCCCTACAGCAGTCTTTACTTTGCAGCCATTAAGAGTAGTGAAAAAGTGGGAATGCGTcgaattgagaaaaagttttggtcAAGCTGGTTGCTTATGGATGTTCCGAAACT TGGAGACCGTATCACATTGGTTTTAGATATGGGAGGTTATGTGAAAAAAGGAGCAGACATCTACTTGAAATGA